The following are from one region of the Syngnathus acus chromosome 19, fSynAcu1.2, whole genome shotgun sequence genome:
- the timm23a gene encoding mitochondrial import inner membrane translocase subunit Tim23, translated as MDNNPQGSGGLKASLGGLFGGGSPEYSNTELAGVPLTGMSPLSPYLNVDPRYLIQDTDEFILPTGANKTRGRFELAFFTIGGSCITGASFGALNGLRMGLKETRDMAWSKPRNVQIINMVTRQGASWANTLGSVALLYSAFGVVIEKVRGAEDDINTIAAGTLTGMLFKAAGGVKGVARGGLAGLALSGAYAVYNNWEHLTGTSSPSSSRLY; from the exons ATGGACAACAACCCACAAGGCTCCGGGGGACTGAAGGCGAGTCTCGGTGGTCTCTTCGGAGGTGGATCACCTGAATATTCCAACACGGAGCTCGCCGGTGTTCCAT tgaCTGGAATGAGCCCTTTGTCGCCTTATCTTAACGTCGACCCTCGTTACTTAATTCAG GATACGGACGAGTTCATTCTGCCTACAGGCGCCAATAAGACAAGAGGAAGGTTCGAGCTGGCTTTCTTCACAATCGGAGGTTCTTGCATCACAG GAGCTTCTTTTGGTGCTTTAAATGGTCTCAGGATGGGCCTGAAGGAGACCAGAGACATGGCTTGGTCCAAACCTCGAAATGTACA GATCATCAACATGGTGACAAGGCAAGGTGCTTCGTGGGCCAACACTTTGGGTTCAGTCG CCTTGTTGTACAGCGCGTTCGGCGTGGTGATCGAGAAGGTCAGAGGAGCTGAGGACGACATCAACACAATAGCTGCCGGCACGCTGACGGGGATGCTCTTCAAGGCAGCGG GCGGCGTCAAGGGTGTGGCCCGTGGGGGTCTGGCTGGTCTGGCCTTGTCTGGCGCCTACGCCGTCTACAACAACTGGGAGCATCTGACCGGAACGTCGTCACCGTCCTCCTCTAGGCTTTACTGA
- the zgc:112285 gene encoding chymotrypsin-like elastase family member 2A yields MIFARKTMAAALHVVCLLLLPLLREAAHTYTPGKQHKVLHLDWPKDCGMAYFKPNMVERIVSGNEARPHSWPWQVSLQVRPRGSKHHIHVCGGTLIHKNWILTAAHCFQKGKAEDAGSWRIVLGKHRLRRSETAERVFPVKRIYRHENFRYPAHSELDYDIALVKAAVDILPSNFIRYACLPRKQTSLKPGHYCWVTGWGDTRGGKENVSLAEALNQARLPIIDFKTCRQKKFWGDRVRDSMICAGFRDIEDPPAACQGDSGGPLLCQLGREHWEVHGVVSFGPIGCTVENKPSVFTRTAAYIPWIEATRIRDFFLH; encoded by the exons ATGATTTTTGCACGGAAAACGATGGCCGCCGCGCTTCATGTGGTgtgtttgctgctgctgccgctgctgcggGAGGCTGCGCACACGTACACGCCTGGCAAGCAGCATAAGGTCTTACACCTGG attGGCCCAAAGATTGCGGGATGGCCTACTTCAAACCCAACATGGTCGAGAGGATCGTGTCGGGCAACGAGGCTAGACCGCATTCCTGGCCTTGGCAAGTCTCTCTGCAG GTTCGACCCAGAGGTAGTAAACATCACATTCACGTCTGTGGAGGAACTTTGATCCACAAGAATTGGATTctcactgctgctcactgcttcCAAAA GGGAAAAGCTGAGGACGCCGGCTCGTGGAGGATCGTGCTTGGCAAGCATCGGCTGAGGCGCTCCGAAACGGCCGAGAGGGTCTTCCCAGTGAAGCGCATCTACCGGCATGAGAATTTCCGCTACCCGGCGCATAGCGAGCTGGACTATGACATCGCTTTGGTGAAGGCAGCCGTTGACATCCTCCCGTCCAACTTCATCCGCTACGCCTGCCTGCCGCGCAAGCAGACCAGCCTTAAGCCGGGACACTACTGCTGGGTGACGGGCTGGGGTGACACTCGGG GTGGGAAGGAAAACGTTTCCCTGGCAGAGGCTCTCAACCAAGCCCGCCTCCCCATCATCGACTTCAAAACCTGTCGGCAGAAGAAGTTCTGGGGTGACCGCGTGCGAGACTCCATGATCTGCGCTGGCTTTAGGGACATCGAGGATCCGCCTGCCGCCTGTCAG GGGGATTCTGGAGGGCCTCTTTTGTGCCAGCTGGGCCGCGAGCATTGGGAGGTCCACGGCGTGGTGAGCTTCGGCCCCATCGGCTGCACGGTGGAGAACAAACCCAGCGTCTTCACCCGCACCGCCGCTTACATCCCTTGGATCGAGGCCACACGCATCCGAGACTTCTTCCTGCACTGA
- the LOC119138415 gene encoding uncharacterized protein LOC119138415: protein MKPVRPHSEIYPAVCCSVSPSVSYSSLTEGPMDDGDANTPIFSVSKSSMDVFKRDPTWTGLDLRRSSSANVEQGTLQELHGWRRVGSLQSSDGNNPAAISERLVANMRRWSRCSGGGSVHSRSSTPDTVVWVGSASRPGSLAKDVACCAPSSSSTTLTSSPFISPFISPLLTPTLPSVKQYALSPASPLESATTLLPEHGDSPGSPLASTTLPPEPFFRLRSTEDDTSSGNRLLYFQYPSPMASSVCSEEGVSPSPGCLPDEETPQISDGQVQVSTSVDEERELDEEGSVCHLQLPWQPQPRRSPLVSSLSDSLLGEGCRCSRGGAQREPIFKEKAQQKMVDAAVQTLSPTSSWLDLHSNTSHSLLGSPPGSKLDLKASVDSNSNLVSPSSSMIPPSESEEDEKLKDVLGRRRSCLKTQAGEEKKEPGGRRRSSMKQVQWDEDGMTWDVHGASLEPEMLTAAIRKHLELHNSLQTVKRPSKKKSKAPAPPSVVLPDATPPDNAEEMIQDKGAEKEEAPREVSKDEEGDAVNDNIPKSPSLSRGTIRKRSVIRSLRPGWCGGSKKEDD from the coding sequence ATGAAGCCCGTGCGACCCCATTCCGAAATCTACCCGGCAGTGTGTTGTTCCGTCAGTCCATCCGTGTCCTACTCCAGCTTGACGGAAGGACCGATGGACGACGGTGATGCCAACACACCCATCTTCTCAGTCTCCAAGAGCTCCATGGATGTTTTCAAGCGTGACCCGACGTGGACCGGCCTGGATCTACGCCGCAGCTCCAGCGCCAACGTCGAACAGGGCACGCTGCAGGAGCTGCACGGGTGGCGGCGCGTGGGCAGCCTGCAGTCGTCGGATGGCAACAACCCGGCCGCCATCAGCGAGCGGCTGGTGGCCAACATGCGGCGCTGGAGCCGTTGCAGTGGCGGAGGCAGCGTGCACAGCCGCAGCAGCACGCCCGACACGGTGGTGTGGGTCGGCAGCGCGTCGCGACCCGGCAGCCTGGCGAAGGACGTGGCCTGCTGCGCCCCTTCTAGCTCTTCGACCACTCTCACCTCCTCGCCATTCATCTCCCCGTTCATCTCCCCGCTGCTGACACCCACTTTGCCATCCGTGAAACAATACGCCTTGTCCCCGGCGTCCCCTCTGGAGTCCGCTACCACGCTGCTACCTGAGCACGGAGACTCTCCAGGGTCCCCCCTGGCATCCACCACCCTGCCTCCTGAGCCCTTTTTTCGGCTGAGGAGTACAGAAGATGACACCTCCAGCGGTAACCGCTTGCTTTATTTTCAGTATCCCTCCCCTATGGCGTCATCCGTGTGCTCAGAGGAAGGCGTATCTCCATCCCCTGGATGCCTCCCCGATGAGGAGACACCCCAGATATCCGATGGCCAAGTTCAGGTGTCAACTTCAGTGGATGAGGAGCGAGAACTGGATGAAGAAGGTTCGGTGTGCCACCTCCAGTTGCCGTGGCAACCGCAGCCAAGGAGGTCGCCTCTGGTCTCCTCGCTGAGTGACTCGCTTCTGGGTGAGGGGTGCAGATGCTCCAGAGGAGGAGCCCAAAGGGAGCCCATCTTCAAggagaaggcccagcagaaaATGGTGGACGCCGCCGTGCAGACGCTGTCCCCCACGAGTTCATGGTTGGACCTCCACAGTAACACCTCCCACTCTCTACTGGGCTCGCCTCCCGGATCCAAACTAGACCTGAAGGCCTCTGTGGACTCCAACTCTAACCTGGTGTCACCCTCCTCCAGCATGATCCCGCCGAGCGAGAGCGAGGAGGACGAGAAGCTGAAAGACGTTCTGGGGCGTAGAAGGTCGTGCCTTAAGACACAGGCCggggaggagaagaaggagccgggggggaggaggcggagcagCATGAAGCAGGTGCAGTGGGACGAGGACGGAATGACGTGGGACGTCCACGGCGCATCCCTGGAGCCGGAAATGTTGACCGCGGCCATACGGAAGCACCTGGAACTCCACAACAGCCTCCAAACTGTCAAACGACCCTcgaagaagaagagcaaagctcctgctcctccttctGTGGTGCTCCCCGACGCCACTCCTCCAGACAACGCAGAGGAGATGATACAAGACAAAGGAGCCGAAAAGGAGGAGGCGCCTCGTGAAGTGAGCAAAGACGAGGAAGGAGACGCGGTAAATGACAACATCCCAAAATCCCCCTCGCTCTCGCGTGGGACCATACGGAAGAGGAGTGTTATTAGGTCACTAAGACCAGGGTGGTGTGGAGGCTCAAAAAAGGAAGACGACTAA
- the syt15 gene encoding synaptotagmin-15 has translation MVPVGLIAGLLVLLLFILLLLGLVMFCLWRWKRRRDRRQYLELVAAVPHVPSCTPLVIPVSQDSCAKPGDIPFMLPPRFPIPRKDTEKSEDKTEVTKMDLLAHRGSLCVQSWYPVGTVLAGLYSGKVVAPPPGMATRLCFSVEYRYGGEQLAVSLFRLGNLPPRFHSNVTLVQLRLLPDDRRPRQAKSRGTGPDPEFNDYFLFQVTAARVSRSTLSVSVLSVSHDGKRHAVGQVLFPLQGELGQAGRVLWRDLDTENHHRCSELGEVLVSLSYNPTLQRLSVEVPKARGMQPLMDAGVCVRASLQIHTQVVKIKSSGGVKADGEPEFELRTSFKLRAEHVDEACLRLEVRRQTDHVPSEPSVPLGVVVLGPFMYARGPQLQHWMDMVNTPLKPVKVWHGLCTTT, from the exons ATGGTTCCCGTTGGCCTCATTGCAGGACTTCTGGTGCTGCTTCTTTTcattcttctccttcttggTTTGGTGATGTTCTGTTTGTggaggtggaagaggaggCGTGATCGCAGACAATACCTGGAGTTGGTCGCTGCCGTACCTCACGTCCCATCATGCACCCCTCTGGTCATCCCCGTTTCGCAAGATTCCTGTGCCAA GCCCGGCGACATTCCGTTCATGTTGCCTCCTCGCTTCCCAATACCTCGGAAAGACACGGAAAAAAGTGAGGATAAGACGGAGGTGACTAAGATGGACCTTCTGGCTCACCGGGGCTCTCTTTGTGTTCAAA GTTGGTACCCAGTGGGGACTGTGCTGGCCGGTTTGTATTCTGGCAAGGTGGTGGCACCTCCGCCCGGCATGGCCACGCGTCTCTGCTTCTCAGTGGAATACCGTTACGGCGGCGAGCAGCTAGCCGTCTCCTTGTTCCGCCTGGGCAACCTACCGCCTCGTTTCCATAGTAACGTCACCCTGGTGCAGCTCCGCCTATTACCCGATGACCGGCGTCCCCGCCAGGCCAAGTCCAGGGGCACCGGGCCTGACCCGGAGTTCAATGACTACTTCCTGTTCCAG GTGACAGCAGCCCGTGTGTCACGGAGCACGCTCAGTGTGTCCGTGCTGAGCGTGTCACATGACGGCAAACGCCACGCAGTGGGCCAGGTGCTCTTTCCTTTACAAGGAGAACTGGGACAGGCTGGTAGGGTACTCTGGAGAGACTTGGACACTGAAAACCACCATCGT TGTTCAGAGCTCGGTGAGGTCTTGGTGTCCCTGAGCTACAACCCGACTCTACAGCGCCTATCAGTGGAGGTTCCAAAAGCTCGAGGAATGCAACCTCTGATGGATGCAG gtgtgtgcgtgcgtgcaagcTTGCAAATTCACACTCAGGTGGTGAAGATCAAGAGCAGCGGCGGCGTGAAGGCGGACGGCGAACCGGAATTCGAGCTCAGGACGAGTTTCAAACTACGGGCCGAACACGTGGACGAGGCCTGCCTCCGCTTGGAGGTGCGGCGGCAGACCGATCACGTTCCCTCAG AACCTTCAGTTCCGTTAGGAGTTGTGGTGCTTGGTCCATTCATGTACGCCAGGGGTCCGCAGCTGCAACACTGGATGGACATGGTCAACACACCACTCAAGCCGGTCAAAGTGTGGCATGGACTCTGCACAACCACTTAA
- the nat9 gene encoding N-acetyltransferase 9, with translation MKINANTLLEGHKVMLVPYNAEHVPRYHEWMKSEELQQLTASEPLTLEQEYDMQRSWREDADKCTFIILDKRRWADSGAEEVQCMIGDVNIFLTDPTDPSLAELEIMIAEPSYRGKGIGKEVTQMMMHYGVTKLGISKYQAKIGLDNEVSIALFKKLQFQQVSVCQVFKEVTLETAVDESLRRMLLQQVGHMTERDYLAACDRRLEPKSQTATDISK, from the exons atgaaaataaatgcaaacacgTTATTGGAAGGACATAAAGTCATGTTGGTCCCGTACAATGCTGAGCACGTGCCAAG GTACCACGAGTGGATGAAGTCTGAGGAGCTGCAACAACTGACTGCCTCAGAACCTCTGACACTGGAGCAGGAATATGATATGCAACGCAGCTGGAGGGAAGACGCAGACA AGTGCACCTTCATCATCTTGGACAAACGGCGCTGGGCGGATTCTGGAGCAGAGGAGGTGCAATGCATGATTGGAGACGTCAACATCTTCCTGACCGACCCCACGGATCCTTCCCTGGCCGAACTGGAGATCATGATAGCAG agCCCAGTTACAGAGGGAAAGGCATCGGGAAGGAGGTGACACAAATGATGATGCATTATG GGGTCACTAAACTTGGTATCAGCAAATATCAAGCCAAAATCGGCCTGGATAATGAAGTCAGCATTGCTCTGTTCAAGAAACTACAGTTCCAACAG GTGTCAGTGTGTCAGGTGTTCAAGGAGGTCACTTTGGAGACAGCGGTGGACGAGTCACTTCGCCGGATGCTGTTGCAGCAAGTAGGTCACATGACCGAGCGGGACTACCTGGCAGCTTGCGACCGAAGACTGGAACCAAAGTCACAGACGGCCACGGACATTTCCAAGTGA
- the lrrc59 gene encoding leucine-rich repeat-containing protein 59 gives MSKSNKVFNLKDKLNDKEMDLSLCNLTEVPVKELALFTKATFLDLSCNNITSLPPEFCNLTHLVKLDLSKNQLTCLPDDIGNLTSLQHLDLYNNKLITLPVSFSQLRSLKWLDLKDNPLDAELAKVAGDCLDEKQCKQCATKVLKYMQVLQEEADLAREKRLLREKELERKREAKKREREAREKEARKREKAEEKEKRRKEYNAQVAAAAAVQEQQQQQKKKNEEKKSKKKNGHATAGKKTVAVSASKPCRSALVLLFELFLLLLLGMAILIATCRLTELRREDVCVALDAALDRGLTWAREQEIIVRRLLGNLSAAVKDFVESMQMSKS, from the exons ATGAGTAAAAGCAACAAAGTGTTTAATTTAAAAGATAAACTAAATGACAAGGAGATGGATTTGAGTCTGTGCAACCTCACCGAGGTGCCTGTCAAAGAGCTG GCTTTATTCACCAAAGCGACGTTTTTGGACTTGTCGTGCAACAACATCACCTCTCTGCCG CCTGAGTTCTGCAACCTAACCCACTTGGTGAAGTTGGACCTGAGCAAAAACcaactgacctgtttgccggATGACATTGGAAACCTTACCAGTCTGCAGCACTTGGATTTGTACAACAACAAGCTGATCACACTGCCTGTTAGCTTCTCCCAGCTGCGG aGTCTGAAGTGGTTGGATCTGAAGGACAATCCTTTGGATGCGGAGCTGGCCAAAGTGGCGGGAGATTGCCTGGATGAGAAGCAGTGCAAGCAATGTGCTACTAAG gttTTGAAGTACATGCAGGTGCTGCAGGAGGAGGCCGACCTCGCACGAGAGAAGCGACTTTTGAGGGAGAAAG AGTTGGAGAGGAAACGAGAGGCTAAGAAGCGGGAACGTGAGGCCCGTGAGAAGGAGGCGCGTAAGCGGGAGAAGGCAGAGGAGAAAGAGAAGCGGAGGAAGGAATACAACGCCCAGGtggccgctgccgccgccgtccaggagcagcagcagcaacagaagaagaagaacgaggagaagaagagcaagaagaagaatggaCATGCCACag CCGGGAAAAAGACCGTAGCGGTGTCGGCGTCAAAGCCTTGCCGCTCAGCCTTAGTTCTTCTCTTCGAGctcttcctgctgctgctgctcggcATGGCCATTCTGATAGCCACCTGCCGGCTGACGGAGCTGCGGCGGGAGGACGTGTGCGTGGCATTGGACGCCGCCCTGGACCGGGGCCTGACTTGGGCCCGTGAGCAAGAAATCATCGTCCGCCGGCTCCTCGGCAATCTCTCTGCGGCTGTTAAGGACTTTGTGGAATCCATGCAAATGTCTAAAAGCTAA
- the LOC119138191 gene encoding LOW QUALITY PROTEIN: 5-hydroxytryptamine receptor 3A-like (The sequence of the model RefSeq protein was modified relative to this genomic sequence to represent the inferred CDS: inserted 1 base in 1 codon): MMPASGLFFFFMLFLTGVESSEQVCSYHEVLNHLNLTTQRTLYYMTRPVKDYKSXTVVSLELILYAILDVREIDQTFIPYVWIFTSWHNDHISWDPEQFCGIKNISVPTELFWKPDLTIEEMIEKDKAPPSPHLTIFNNGRVHVQNDQVLLSTCKLHIYQFPFDRQSCNLTFKSVIHSLQELQLLHSLSSAEATQWSREVMRTQNEWLFVSMTVVNKTSSEFGIQQDMIVYTINMKRRPVLYIINFLLPVLFFLALDLASFFISDRGGEKLSFKVTVLLAVTVMQLILNEILPCSSNRIPLIAVYCIGIFALMLVSLLETIFAMYLMEKDNGGEDVTVSVDQNATAKKNRSCACICKGPTDENPPEMIKDGRLTESDSLEGLSNETRDLMKALTLLLESRKEKEDKPGYWTRLTLKINRIFFIIYITAVSLFLTVLSFIWQTNHQE, translated from the exons ATGATGCCAGCTTCTGgactcttcttctttttcatgcTCTTCCTCACAG GAGTGGAATCCTCGGAGCAAGTGTGTTCTTACCACGAAGTGTTGAATCATCTCAACTTGACCACACAAAGGACTTTGTACTACATGACGAGGCCGGTCAAAGACTACAAAA CGACTGTAGTTTCGCTGGAGCTTATTCTATACGCCATTCTAGACGTG AGGGAAATTGACCAGACCTTCATTCCCTATGTTTGGATTTTCACG AGCTGGCACAATGATCACATCTCTTGGGATCCCGAGCAGTTTTGCGGGATTAAGAACATCTCTGTCCCTACCGAATTGTTTTGGAAACCAGATCTGACCATTGAAGAAAT GATCGAGAAGGACAAGGCCCCCCCGAGCCCTCACCTCACCATCTTCAACAATGGCCGCGTGCACGTGCAAAACGACCAAGTACTGCTCAGCACGTGCAAGTTGCACATCTACCAGTTCCCCTTTGACCGGCAGAGCTGCAACCTCACCTTCAAGTCTGTGATCCACTCAT TGCAGGAACTCCAGCTGCTTCATTCGCTCAGCTCCGCCGAGGCCACCCAGTGGTCACGGGAGGTAATGCGCACGCAGAACGAGTGGCTCTTTGTCAGCATGACCGTTGTCAACAAGACCAGCAGCGAGTTCGGCATCCAGCAAGACATGATTGTTTATACT atcaacatgAAGAGGAGGCCGGTGTTGTACATCATCAACTTCCTGTTGCCTGTCCTCTTCTTCCTGGCCCTGGACTTGGCCTCATTCTTCATCTCAGATAGGGGCGGCGAGAAGCTGAGCTTCAAGGTGACCGTGCTGCTAGCCGTCACTGTCATGCAGCTCATTCTCAACGAGATCCTCCCCTGCTCATCCAACAGAATCCCTCTCATAG CCGTCTACTGCATCGGTATCTTTGCGTTGATGCTGGTCAGCCTGCTGGAGACCATTTTTGCCATGTACCTGATGGAAAAAGATAATGGCGGGGAGGATGTCACTGTCAGCGTGGATCAAAATGCTACTG caAAGAAAAACCGAAGTTGTGCATGCATCTGTAAAGGGCCCACGGATGAAAATCCACCTGAAATGATCAAG GATGGCCGTCTGACCGAGTCTGACTCTCTGGAGGGACTCTCCAACGAGACGAGGGACTTGATGAAGGCCCTCACGCTGCTTCTCGAGAGCAGGaaggaaaaagaggacaaGCCCGGCTACTGGACCAGACTCACCTTGAAAATCAACAGAATCTTTTTCATCATCTACATCACTgctgtgtctttgtttttaaccGTGTTGAGCTTCATTTGGCAGACAAACCACCAAGAATGA
- the rnf157 gene encoding LOW QUALITY PROTEIN: E3 ubiquitin ligase RNF157 (The sequence of the model RefSeq protein was modified relative to this genomic sequence to represent the inferred CDS: deleted 1 base in 1 codon) yields the protein MGAFASRQNIGVEEVDIPSNSVYRYPPKSGSYFASHFIMGGEKFDSTHPEGYLFGENTDLNFLGTRPVAFPYAAPPPQEPVKTLRSLINIRKDTLRLVRCSEDLKLPGDDEAGKQRACYNVEFTFDADTQVAITIYYQAIEEFHNGVPVYLPQDSSLQSETVHFKKGVSQQFCLPSHTVNLSEWADEELLFDMDREIFPMVVQAVVDEGDEHLGHSHILLATFEKHMDGSYCVKPLKQKQVVDGVSYLLQEIYGIENKYNSQESKVADDEISDNSAECVVCLSDVRDTLILPCRHLCLCNACADTLRYQANCCPICRLPFRALLQIRAMRKKLSPLTPTNFNPVITSQTSDSEEHSASEHIPPGYEAVSLLEALNGPLATSSVEPPLHSGPSHVSGALPTYGSEAHPAAARSISPLEHSNSSQGLKLKKSGSKSLSQNSSVLPEEEDEKSCSELEARRHKLAVDPQECGVTPDSENLTLSSSGAIDQSPCTGTPLSSTITSPEDPVSSSLAQSVMSMASSHSQHSHISTDTMSSMSGSYLAGADGEPGGGQEGLDAQGEENRDTRMESRGPSQLEGTFDLYSHFIELSVAVDEQDSEGNDVTEEDRSSPSNGKGGRSRCPELANNNQGVALCDTPSLGLDNEQAPDGRFAGLMYHGGYRPVLDSTSNREEQGVENREGQSPKHPRRGPLIV from the exons ATGGGGGCTTTCGCGAGCAGACAAAACATAGGCGTGGAAGAAGTGGATATTCCATCTAATTCGGTGTACCGTTATCCACCGAAATCTG GAAGTTACTTCGCCAGCCACTTCATCATGGGTGGAGAGAAGTTTGACTCAACCCACCCGGAAGGTTACCTGTTTGGAGAAAACACAGATCTTAATTTCCTCGGGACCAGACCAGTAGCG TTCCCATACGCAGCCCCTCCACCTCAGGAACCGGTGAAGACACTACGGAGCCTTATAAACATCCGCAAGGACACACTGCGGCTTGTACG ATGCAGCGAGGACCTGAAATTGCCCGGCGATGACGAGGCGGGCAAGCAGCGGGCCTGCTACAACGTGGAGTTCACTTTCGATGCCGACACGCAGGTGGCCATCACCATCTACTACCAGGCCATAGAGGAGTTTCACAACGGCGTGCCAGT CTACTTGCCCCAGGACAGCTCTCTGCAGTCGGAGACGGTGCACTTCAAGAAGGGGGTGAGCCAGCAGTTCTGTCTTCCCTCGCACACCGTCAACCTCAGCGAGTGGGCGGACGAAGAG TTGCTGTTTGACATGGACAGGGAGATCTTCCCCATGGTGGTGCAGGCCGTGGTCGACGAGGGCGACG AACATCTGGGCCACTCTCACATCCTGCTGGCCACGTTTGAGAAG CACATGGATGGCAGCTACTGTGTGAAGCCTCTGAAGCAGAAACAAGTG GTGGATGGAGTGAGTTATCTTCTGCAGGAGATCTACGGGATCGAGAACAAATACAACAGCCAAGAATCAAAG GTTGCCGATGACGAAATCAGTGACAACAGCGCAGAGTGCGTGGTGTGTCTGTCAGACGTGCGCGACACTCTCATCCTGCCGTGCAGGCACTTGTGTCTCTGCAACGCCTGCGCCGACACGTTGCGCTATCAAGCTAACTGCTGTCCCATCTGCAGACTGC CCTTCAGAGCTCTGCTGCAGATCCGAGCGATGAGGAAGAAACTCAGTCCTTTGACGCCGACCAACTTTAACCCCGTCATCACTTCACAGACGTCAGACTCGGAGGAACACTCG GCATCCGAGCACATCCCCCCGGGTTACGAGGCCGTGTCCCTGCTGGAGGCTCTCAACGGCCCCCTTGCTACATCCTCCGTGGAGCCCCCCCTTCACTCCGGCCCCAGTCACGTGTCAGGGGCGCTGCCCACGTACGGTAGCGAAGCCCACCCGGCGGCGGCCCGTTCTATATCCCCTCTGGAGCACTCCAACTCAAGTCAGGGGCTCAAACTCAAGAAAAGCGGTTCCAA GTCGCTTTCCCAGAATTCCTCAGTGCTTcccgaggaggaggatgagaagTCTTGTAGTGAATTAGAAGCTCGTCGCCACAAACTTGCGGTGGATCCGCAGGAG TGTGGCGTCACACCAGACAGTGAAAATCTAACTCTCTCCTCCTCCGGGGCTATCGACCAGTCGCCGTGCACTGGAACGCCGCTCTCCTCCACTATCACTTCCCCTGAAG ACCCAGTGAGCAGCAGCCTGGCCCAGTCAGTGATGTCCATGGCCTCGTCCCACTCGCAGCACTCCCACATCAGCACTGACACCATGTCCTCCATGTCAGGGTCCTACCTGGCTGGGGCGGACGGCGAGCCCGGGGGGGGCCAGGAGGGGCTTGACGCCCAGGGCGAGGAGAACCGGGACACCCGCATGGAGAGCCGAGGACCCTCGCAGCTGGAAGGG acctttgacctctatagtcatttt ATTGAATTATCCGTGGCTGTCGATGAGCAGGACTCTGAG GGAAATGATGTCACAGAAGAGGACCGCTCCTCGCCATCCAATGGCAAAG GTGGGCGGAGCAGGTGTCCCGAGTTGGCCAATAACAATCAGGGCGTGGCCCTGTGTGACACGCCCTCTTTGGGCTTGGACAATGAGCAGGCTCCTGACGGCCGATTTGCCGGT TTGATGTATCATGGCGGCTACAGGCCCGTTTTGGACTCCACCAGCAACCGGGAGGAACAAGGGGTGGAGAACCGGGAGGGCCAGAGC CCAAAACACCCCCGCCGTGGACCCCTCATTGTGTAG
- the srsf2a gene encoding serine and arginine rich splicing factor 2a: MSYGRPPPDVEGMTSLKVDNLTYRTSPETLRRVFEKYGRVGDVYIPRDRYTKESRGFAFVRFFDKRDAEDAMDAMDGALLDGRELRVQMARYGRPPDSMYSRRGAPQRRRSASPRRRRRSRSRSRSHSRSRSRRRYSRSRSRSYSRSRSRSKSKSKSRTPRRSKSKSPSRSRSRSRTPASNRGSRSRSKSKSRPKSPEDNGTEP; encoded by the exons ATGAGTTATGGTAGGCCGCCGCCAGACGTGGAGGGGATGACCTCCCTCAAAGTGGACAACCTGACATACCGGACCTCGCCGGAGACGCTCCGCCGCGTTTTCGAGAAGTACGGCCGGGTCGGCGATGTGTACATCCCGCGGGACAGGTACACTAAAGAGAGCCGCGGCTTCGCCTTCGTGCGCTTCTTCGACAAGCGTGACGCCGAGGACGCGATGGACGCCATGGATGGAGCCCTCCTCGACGGCCGCGAGCTCCGCGTGCAGATGGCCCGCTACGGCCGTCCGCCAGACTCTATGTACAGCCGGAGAGGAGCTCCACAGCGACG ACGTTCAGCGAGCCCCCGTCGCCGCAGACGCAGCCGTTCCAGGAGCAGGAGCCATTCCCGATCCAGGAGTCGTCGTCGCTACTCCCGTTCCAGGTCCCGGTCCTACTCCAGATCTAGGTCCCGCTCCAAGTCTAAATCCAAGTCCAGGACCCCAAGGCGTAGCAAGTCCAAGTCCCCCTCCCGGTCCAGGTCAAGGAGCCGAACCCCTGCCTCCAACCGCGGTTCCAGATCCAGGTCCAAGTCCAAGAGCCGACCCAAGTCTCCAGAGGACAACGGGACGGAGCCTTAG